One genomic segment of Pirellulales bacterium includes these proteins:
- a CDS encoding zincin-like metallopeptidase domain-containing protein, which produces MSFDLYQSVTDQIIAMLDKGVVPWRSPILGSASAGHPKNLESTKPYRGVNVFLLAFTAWAQGYGSSYWMTYNQAKAKGGTVKKGEKASMVVFWKQYETKDRETGEPAKVPVLRYYNVFNAEQCDGITAPDIVPFELNVFDPIQAAEAIVKGYADGPAVEHGGSKAFYRPLLDSVRLPEPSRFTSAEEYYSTLFHELSHSTGHGKRLDRGLDTDPAPFGSSDYSKEELVAETAAAYLCGHAGIAPAVIKNQAAYLHGWLQQLKSDKRLIVTTAGAGQRAADWIRGERQCAER; this is translated from the coding sequence ATGTCGTTCGATCTATACCAATCCGTCACCGACCAGATTATCGCCATGCTGGATAAGGGTGTGGTCCCATGGCGGTCCCCGATTCTCGGCAGTGCATCTGCCGGGCACCCGAAGAACTTGGAGAGCACCAAGCCCTATCGCGGGGTGAACGTCTTCCTGCTGGCGTTCACGGCGTGGGCTCAAGGATACGGCTCCTCATACTGGATGACGTACAACCAAGCGAAGGCTAAGGGAGGAACCGTCAAGAAGGGGGAGAAGGCGTCCATGGTCGTCTTCTGGAAGCAGTACGAGACCAAGGACAGGGAGACCGGTGAGCCGGCGAAAGTGCCGGTGCTTCGCTATTACAACGTCTTTAACGCCGAGCAATGCGATGGGATCACGGCACCGGACATAGTGCCCTTCGAGCTAAACGTATTCGACCCGATCCAAGCCGCCGAGGCGATCGTCAAAGGTTACGCCGACGGCCCCGCCGTCGAGCATGGTGGGTCAAAGGCGTTCTATCGCCCCCTCCTCGACTCCGTCCGTCTGCCCGAGCCGTCCCGGTTCACTTCCGCCGAGGAATACTACTCCACCCTCTTTCACGAGCTGTCCCACTCCACCGGCCATGGCAAACGGCTGGATCGCGGCTTGGACACGGACCCTGCCCCGTTTGGCTCCTCGGACTATTCGAAGGAGGAACTGGTCGCGGAGACCGCAGCTGCGTACCTGTGCGGTCATGCAGGCATCGCGCCCGCCGTGATCAAGAACCAAGCCGCTTATCTCCACGGGTGGCTCCAGCAACTCAAGTCAGACAAGCGATTGATCGTCACGACCGCCGGTGCGGGTCAGAGGGCGGCGGA
- a CDS encoding helix-turn-helix transcriptional regulator yields MPNLANVLNEQIGRVANRHIRRQGKVVRKLLAQHRRDIASIRRQLAAVLKAVSALQRQQRRGGAGLHAASSKVVDETNGLRFRADGLKTHRAKLGISALDYGKLVGVSGLTIYHWESKKAKPRRAQLAKLVAVRGLGKREAVKRLDEMK; encoded by the coding sequence ATGCCGAACCTCGCTAACGTCCTCAATGAACAGATCGGGCGCGTTGCCAACCGCCACATCCGCCGCCAGGGGAAGGTCGTTCGGAAGCTGCTCGCGCAGCACCGCCGCGACATCGCGTCGATCCGTCGGCAGTTGGCCGCGGTACTAAAGGCCGTCTCGGCTCTGCAACGTCAGCAACGCCGTGGCGGTGCCGGCCTTCATGCCGCTTCATCCAAAGTCGTTGATGAGACCAACGGCCTTCGGTTCCGAGCCGACGGACTCAAGACGCACCGGGCCAAGCTCGGGATCTCCGCCCTCGATTACGGAAAGCTCGTGGGCGTCTCCGGTCTGACGATCTACCACTGGGAATCAAAGAAGGCCAAGCCCCGCAGGGCACAGCTCGCCAAACTCGTCGCAGTCCGCGGCCTCGGTAAACGCGAGGCCGTCAAGCGACTGGACGAGATGAAATAG
- a CDS encoding addiction module protein: MGLSVQDIAALSPVQKMDLADVLYDVAQQEIEALAAPLTDIQKNELDRRLAAADRGELVGEPWEAVFERLRREP; this comes from the coding sequence ATGGGGTTATCCGTTCAAGACATCGCCGCGCTGTCACCGGTCCAGAAGATGGACCTGGCCGACGTGCTTTACGACGTGGCCCAGCAGGAGATTGAGGCCCTGGCGGCCCCGCTCACGGACATACAAAAGAATGAGCTCGACCGCCGGCTAGCCGCCGCTGATCGCGGCGAACTGGTCGGCGAGCCTTGGGAAGCGGTCTTCGAACGCCTCCGACGGGAGCCGTGA
- the mobF gene encoding MobF family relaxase, translating to MLRIIQNASPGGAKSYYSTSDYYTEGQELIGQWRGKGADRLGLSGDIDKADWEALCDNVHPGTGWPLTVRHKDQRRVGYDFNFHVPKSLSLLYGLTRDERILNAFRDAVDRTMHDMEAEMQTRVRSDGRNADRTTGNMVWGEFVHFTSRPVNGEPDPHLHAHCFVFNSTFDSVEDRWKAGQFAGLKRDAPYFEAVFHSRMARNLAELGVPVERTRTGWEVAGISKETIDKFSRRTAAIEQEAKERGIHDPREKDGLGAKTRERKQKTLSMEELRDLWAARLTADEQSSVDRATRQVGGQAIGEDVVITREAMDRATQHCFERQSVLPERKLLGEAMKRSIGKASMDSVLKELHSRGLMTAERDGRRLVTTPAVLAEEGRMIAFGREGRGTCRHLGGRGDHRFRNTDLNDGQRRAVLHVLNSPDRVILVRGAAGVGKTWMMKETAQAIEENGKRVFAFAPSADASRGVLRKEGFNKAETVARLLVDKKLQEQVRRNVLWVDEAGLLGTKTMSDVFDLARRLDARVVLSGDRRQHGSVERGAALRLLETEAGLVSSEIKEIQRQKGEYKQAVRALSEGRVEDGFRQLDQLGWVREVQESERYKVLAADYVKTVTAGKTALVVSPTHREGDRITREIRSALKQAAKIGSREWTIMTLEGMDMTEADRADRINYRPGHVLEFYQNAKGYRKGQRVAVGDAALPLDQSARFRAYRAGTLAVAPGDVLRVTKNGRTAGGRQRLNNGDLIRVRGFTPDGDIITENGQTIAKDWGHLAHGYVVTSHASQGKTVDRVLVGQSSESFPASSQEQFYVSSSRGREGITVYTDDKAALLEAISRTDDRLSATEFVSTQEHRARIARASERESRIPDREVERSDQWREEVAHER from the coding sequence ATGCTCCGCATCATCCAGAACGCGTCCCCCGGTGGGGCGAAGAGCTATTACTCAACTTCGGACTACTACACCGAGGGTCAGGAACTCATCGGCCAGTGGCGGGGCAAAGGGGCCGATCGCCTCGGCCTCTCCGGCGACATCGACAAAGCGGACTGGGAGGCCCTCTGTGACAACGTTCACCCCGGAACGGGCTGGCCCCTGACGGTCCGGCACAAGGACCAGCGCCGCGTCGGCTATGACTTCAACTTCCATGTTCCCAAGAGCTTATCGCTGCTCTACGGCCTGACGCGGGACGAGCGCATCCTCAATGCCTTCCGCGATGCGGTCGACCGGACCATGCATGATATGGAAGCGGAGATGCAGACCCGCGTCCGGTCCGACGGACGCAACGCCGACCGCACGACCGGGAACATGGTCTGGGGCGAGTTTGTGCACTTCACGTCGAGACCCGTGAATGGCGAACCGGACCCGCACCTGCATGCCCACTGTTTCGTGTTCAACAGCACCTTCGACTCGGTGGAGGATCGGTGGAAGGCAGGGCAGTTCGCGGGGTTGAAGCGGGATGCGCCGTACTTCGAGGCAGTCTTTCATTCCCGAATGGCCCGGAACCTAGCGGAGCTGGGGGTGCCTGTCGAGCGCACCCGGACCGGCTGGGAGGTCGCCGGCATTTCCAAGGAGACGATCGACAAATTCTCCCGGCGAACAGCCGCCATCGAGCAGGAAGCCAAGGAGCGGGGGATCCACGATCCGCGGGAGAAGGACGGACTGGGGGCGAAGACTCGGGAGCGGAAGCAGAAGACGCTTTCGATGGAGGAATTGCGCGACCTCTGGGCGGCGCGACTGACTGCCGACGAGCAATCGAGCGTGGACCGGGCCACCCGACAGGTCGGCGGCCAAGCGATCGGCGAGGATGTTGTGATTACCCGCGAAGCGATGGACCGGGCGACACAGCACTGCTTTGAGCGCCAGTCCGTCCTTCCTGAGCGGAAGCTGCTGGGCGAGGCGATGAAGCGATCCATAGGCAAGGCGTCCATGGACTCGGTTCTCAAAGAACTCCATAGCCGGGGTCTGATGACCGCGGAACGGGATGGTCGACGGCTGGTGACGACGCCGGCGGTCCTCGCAGAGGAGGGGCGGATGATCGCGTTCGGGCGAGAGGGAAGGGGAACCTGCCGGCATCTGGGCGGTCGCGGCGACCACCGATTCCGCAACACGGACCTGAACGATGGACAGCGTCGGGCCGTGCTGCACGTGTTGAACTCCCCCGATCGTGTGATCTTGGTCCGCGGTGCCGCCGGCGTGGGGAAGACGTGGATGATGAAAGAGACCGCACAGGCCATCGAAGAGAACGGCAAACGCGTCTTCGCCTTCGCGCCCTCGGCCGACGCGAGCCGTGGAGTGCTCCGGAAGGAAGGGTTTAACAAGGCCGAGACGGTCGCGCGTTTGCTCGTGGACAAAAAACTCCAGGAGCAAGTCAGGCGCAACGTCCTCTGGGTCGACGAAGCGGGATTATTAGGTACGAAGACGATGAGTGACGTGTTCGATCTCGCCCGGAGACTCGATGCACGTGTTGTTCTGTCCGGCGACCGGCGACAGCACGGATCGGTAGAGCGGGGCGCTGCGCTCCGGCTACTGGAAACGGAGGCGGGGCTGGTCTCATCAGAGATAAAGGAGATCCAGCGGCAGAAGGGTGAATACAAGCAGGCAGTGCGGGCGCTGAGCGAGGGACGGGTCGAGGACGGTTTCCGCCAGTTGGACCAGCTCGGGTGGGTGCGGGAGGTGCAGGAGAGCGAGCGGTACAAAGTGCTTGCGGCCGACTATGTCAAGACAGTTACGGCGGGCAAGACGGCGCTGGTCGTCTCGCCGACGCACCGGGAGGGGGATCGGATCACGCGAGAGATCCGGTCGGCGCTGAAGCAGGCGGCGAAGATCGGCAGCCGGGAGTGGACGATCATGACGCTGGAAGGGATGGACATGACCGAAGCCGATCGTGCCGACCGCATCAATTATCGTCCCGGGCATGTGCTGGAGTTCTACCAGAACGCCAAGGGATACCGGAAGGGACAGCGGGTCGCGGTCGGAGACGCCGCCCTGCCGCTGGATCAATCCGCGCGATTCCGAGCCTACCGCGCGGGCACGCTCGCCGTCGCGCCTGGGGACGTGCTGCGGGTGACGAAAAACGGGCGCACGGCCGGCGGTCGGCAGCGGCTGAACAACGGCGACTTGATCCGGGTCCGCGGCTTTACTCCCGACGGCGACATTATCACCGAGAACGGGCAGACGATCGCGAAGGACTGGGGGCACCTGGCGCACGGCTACGTCGTGACCAGTCACGCCAGCCAGGGAAAAACGGTGGACCGGGTGCTGGTGGGGCAATCTTCCGAGTCGTTCCCGGCCTCCTCTCAGGAGCAGTTTTACGTCTCCTCGTCGCGGGGAAGGGAAGGGATCACCGTCTACACGGACGACAAGGCCGCCCTGCTTGAGGCCATCAGTCGGACGGACGATCGGCTAAGCGCGACGGAGTTCGTTTCGACACAGGAGCATCGCGCACGCATCGCGCGGGCTTCGGAGAGGGAATCGCGCATTCCGGACCGTGAGGTGGAACGGTCCGACCAATGGCGGGAGGAGGTGGCCCATGAGCGATAG
- a CDS encoding NACHT domain-containing protein — protein sequence MPVAITTAEMDVLIEYCRQCVSRFGDIYLFGIADAENGRTVLPRSGRIARSLISHYAEQVAAVSERPLGFDPAAGTEHEEQVRESLRSGLSARRIFVTGEGGTGKTEFARRLALGAADEFLNSPDRTQGLIPIYCSLAALGRTGDILAEAFHDLLIARPSLRRKLLHGGHLLLVLDGLDEVAPQIRPAIDHQLDRLLNGESCRRCSLALLGRETSLGNVLGPSFPAANRYRLMPISHDDVEFYITTYFRHIGNVDRGKKLLSEIVESQPLLQELLQNPFCLSGLCWLWEHQKIALPAEPSEVVRQLTMDLLARRNIDPQRGLRILSRLAAFACERGFRFETTDAGFPTGVPADLLDELARHSGLMFRHGLGGRRVTYSFANRLIAEFLAGEGIARNGAFGTAPPRGSTVERSIIEFFSRHVWHLDEDTMLVSLSSSLCRDRPKLAVGIATWVDRHVSGYAGSEAFAPFDDLFGTLQQRFRIFSQQLPTCNGDGKAPEVSQIPTVKKFDSSGVIEASRWAWSSLLRSRVLPWESHLEVLRNEFTLSGLAPRTLVLLANLVADVTGNKEFLTDGGEDRIWKKEDELKEAVHGNRAIRDRVTRNLGLIEKMGEEEYVKLLVAIAPGDPVARNVLIDRLRGEDTPCYLLRSLAAIAPRDRVARDALLAMLRPLSGLSYTSVLIAEALRFIAPGDAKAAREIAGILGAPFPQFQRNMDAFLIPALIDIAARDEEVRDVIISRMHVDRYAWTELQVSYIHALAISAPNDVRALAEITQFLERRTQKEEIFAAVDALMVAGRNEDVAIRALIAKYRDASPRKLDITQFRAAEEGEGIFEIPGNGNSLSVKRYILQSLPHIASQNGEVKQFLRSVVIEEKERGIRATAARALAAWASSDKEVKCVLLDEVHAAGSRKWGLDDMEVLEALGAGCPGDADVAWCLVHSGMTSELRRGRWRDYAVIIGQRDHLMKRAEVLGWPLGTDGFQLSDMNLRVHPEWKETVDGPRGVLVVRRAQIHSGLDPRLLPYDIENTSSSHTPATSTADSHIPGGEYAPPVGRSELPNRGGMTVHLVLFVSERRVLIDGREVEKRLTPNGTIMLKKLMSAPRKIWSYSELLDPPPSGKIKGGVKALLKEHSELVRSTYRLLPQRLKKLIVRGRGGYHQGTTLHQDVDPQIIEGGRAPDAPV from the coding sequence ATGCCGGTCGCCATTACAACCGCCGAAATGGACGTCCTGATCGAGTATTGTCGTCAGTGTGTCTCGCGCTTCGGTGACATTTACCTTTTCGGTATCGCAGACGCTGAAAACGGACGCACGGTGCTGCCACGAAGTGGCCGAATAGCCCGGAGCCTTATTAGTCACTACGCCGAGCAGGTGGCCGCAGTCAGCGAGCGACCGCTAGGCTTCGATCCAGCCGCGGGGACGGAACACGAGGAGCAGGTTCGTGAATCGTTGCGGTCTGGGTTGTCGGCGCGACGCATCTTTGTTACCGGCGAAGGCGGTACTGGCAAGACGGAGTTCGCGCGCCGGCTTGCCTTGGGAGCAGCAGACGAGTTCCTAAATTCACCTGACCGAACCCAAGGTTTAATTCCGATTTACTGCTCTTTGGCTGCACTGGGTCGGACCGGTGACATCCTGGCAGAAGCCTTCCACGACCTACTGATTGCCAGACCAAGCCTACGAAGAAAGTTGCTGCATGGCGGGCACTTACTGCTGGTGCTTGACGGTCTAGACGAAGTAGCACCGCAGATAAGGCCGGCAATCGACCATCAGCTAGACCGACTTCTGAATGGCGAGTCCTGCCGCCGGTGTTCGCTTGCACTTTTGGGTCGAGAGACCTCACTTGGAAACGTGCTCGGCCCGTCGTTTCCGGCAGCGAATCGCTATCGACTGATGCCGATTTCCCACGACGATGTTGAATTTTATATTACGACGTATTTTCGACATATCGGGAACGTCGACCGCGGCAAAAAGCTCCTGTCTGAAATCGTAGAATCGCAGCCACTTCTTCAAGAGCTTCTGCAAAATCCGTTTTGCTTATCGGGGCTGTGCTGGCTCTGGGAACATCAAAAGATCGCGCTTCCCGCAGAACCCTCCGAAGTCGTCAGGCAATTAACGATGGACCTTTTGGCGCGCCGAAACATTGACCCACAACGAGGCCTAAGGATTCTATCTCGCTTGGCAGCATTTGCATGTGAGCGAGGCTTCCGCTTCGAGACTACGGATGCTGGCTTTCCAACCGGCGTGCCGGCAGATTTACTGGATGAGTTGGCGAGACACAGCGGTCTGATGTTCCGTCACGGCTTGGGCGGTCGACGCGTAACCTATTCGTTTGCAAACCGACTCATCGCCGAGTTCCTCGCTGGGGAGGGTATTGCGCGCAACGGGGCGTTCGGGACTGCGCCACCGCGCGGGAGCACAGTGGAACGATCGATCATAGAGTTTTTCTCACGCCACGTGTGGCATCTCGATGAGGATACGATGCTTGTATCGCTATCCAGCTCGTTGTGTCGGGACCGGCCAAAGCTCGCCGTTGGAATAGCAACATGGGTTGATCGACACGTATCCGGTTATGCGGGATCGGAGGCGTTCGCCCCGTTCGACGACCTCTTCGGAACACTTCAGCAACGTTTTCGAATCTTTTCTCAGCAATTGCCTACTTGCAACGGTGACGGCAAAGCACCTGAAGTGTCACAAATCCCTACCGTTAAGAAATTCGACTCGTCGGGGGTTATCGAAGCTTCGAGATGGGCTTGGTCATCCTTGCTGAGGAGCCGAGTTTTGCCGTGGGAATCGCACCTAGAGGTTCTCCGCAATGAATTCACCTTAAGTGGGCTCGCGCCACGTACGCTTGTGCTGCTTGCGAATTTGGTTGCCGATGTCACTGGTAACAAGGAGTTTTTAACTGACGGAGGCGAGGATAGGATCTGGAAGAAGGAAGACGAATTGAAGGAGGCCGTACACGGCAACAGGGCAATTCGAGACAGGGTGACCAGGAACCTCGGCCTCATAGAGAAGATGGGTGAAGAGGAGTACGTTAAGCTCTTGGTGGCGATCGCGCCAGGAGACCCGGTCGCGCGAAACGTTTTAATCGACAGACTACGAGGCGAGGATACTCCGTGTTATCTCCTTAGGTCACTGGCGGCAATCGCGCCGCGTGACCGCGTCGCAAGGGACGCGCTACTCGCGATGCTGCGCCCGCTATCAGGTCTCAGCTACACGAGCGTCCTCATTGCCGAAGCGCTACGGTTCATTGCTCCTGGGGATGCGAAGGCTGCCAGAGAAATTGCAGGAATACTCGGCGCGCCATTTCCACAATTTCAACGGAATATGGACGCGTTTCTAATACCGGCGTTGATCGACATAGCTGCACGGGACGAAGAAGTGCGGGACGTGATCATATCGCGGATGCATGTAGACAGATATGCTTGGACCGAGTTGCAGGTGTCATATATTCACGCGCTGGCCATCTCGGCACCAAATGACGTGCGCGCGCTGGCGGAGATCACTCAATTTTTGGAGCGGAGGACGCAAAAAGAGGAAATTTTCGCGGCGGTTGATGCGCTGATGGTGGCCGGGCGGAATGAGGACGTAGCTATTCGCGCACTGATCGCGAAATACCGTGATGCTTCGCCGCGCAAACTGGACATAACGCAATTTCGCGCGGCAGAGGAAGGGGAAGGGATCTTTGAAATTCCGGGCAATGGGAACAGTCTTTCCGTTAAGAGGTACATCCTCCAGTCTCTTCCTCACATCGCGTCCCAAAATGGAGAGGTGAAGCAGTTTTTACGCTCGGTTGTGATCGAGGAGAAGGAGCGCGGTATTAGGGCGACAGCAGCTCGAGCCTTGGCGGCTTGGGCGTCGTCAGACAAGGAGGTAAAATGTGTATTGCTTGATGAGGTCCACGCAGCCGGAAGTCGTAAATGGGGGTTGGACGACATGGAAGTGCTGGAGGCCCTTGGGGCGGGTTGCCCAGGCGATGCGGACGTGGCGTGGTGCTTGGTACACTCGGGAATGACCAGCGAGTTGCGGAGGGGGCGATGGCGGGATTATGCCGTCATCATTGGTCAAAGGGACCATCTCATGAAACGTGCCGAGGTGCTGGGTTGGCCCTTGGGGACAGATGGTTTTCAACTCAGCGACATGAACTTGCGCGTGCATCCCGAATGGAAGGAGACCGTCGACGGGCCGCGTGGCGTATTGGTCGTACGCCGTGCGCAAATTCACTCGGGGCTCGACCCGAGGTTGCTCCCATACGACATCGAAAACACAAGCTCGTCGCACACCCCGGCTACGTCCACCGCGGACTCCCACATCCCTGGTGGAGAATACGCCCCACCCGTGGGCAGATCAGAATTGCCAAATAGAGGTGGGATGACTGTCCATTTAGTACTATTCGTGTCAGAGCGGCGCGTTCTGATTGACGGTCGCGAGGTTGAGAAGCGGCTGACACCAAACGGCACTATCATGCTCAAAAAGCTGATGAGCGCCCCTCGGAAGATCTGGTCATATAGCGAGCTGCTGGATCCGCCTCCATCAGGCAAAATAAAAGGCGGGGTTAAAGCTCTCTTGAAAGAGCATTCTGAGCTCGTCCGATCGACGTACAGGCTTTTGCCACAAAGGCTAAAAAAGTTGATCGTTCGCGGGCGGGGCGGCTATCACCAGGGAACTACCCTCCACCAGGACGTAGATCCGCAAATCATCGAAGGCGGTCGCGCGCCTGATGCACCGGTATAA
- a CDS encoding tyrosine-type recombinase/integrase: MRDNPVYHVMWGGYMVKGSGNGQTLTVVTESRGEVAVLDILRSIPEEEIWLAGQLSPHTRRAYKQDVEHFIATMNLRDTSDFRKVGRAAIVGWQNRMTEEGAKPRTIRRRLSALSSLFGHLVVHRVVDSNPVRDVKRPRVNRQQGTTRAFSPVEARMILDAPDTTFLRGLRDRAILSVGFQAGPRRSEIAGLLVRDFHTDAGYKSLHFIRKGGEDLSLAINPQTTQRLAAYLDSAGHGDDRDGPLFRPIGPREPDGRVASLRRHLHPETMDRVLRKYATSVGLDDGYSAHSMRATFITTALEKGASLEDVQRDVGHADPTTTKLYDRRGRNPEKSASFFATY; encoded by the coding sequence ATGCGCGATAATCCGGTTTATCACGTGATGTGGGGAGGGTATATGGTCAAAGGGAGTGGGAACGGGCAAACGTTAACAGTTGTCACTGAATCGAGGGGTGAGGTCGCGGTACTCGATATACTCCGAAGCATTCCCGAGGAAGAGATCTGGCTTGCCGGGCAACTTTCGCCGCACACGCGACGCGCGTACAAGCAAGACGTCGAGCACTTCATCGCGACGATGAATCTCCGCGACACGTCCGACTTCCGCAAAGTCGGCCGCGCCGCAATCGTCGGATGGCAGAATCGCATGACGGAAGAGGGCGCGAAACCGCGCACTATCCGCCGCCGGTTGTCCGCGTTATCGTCATTGTTCGGGCATCTTGTCGTGCATCGCGTTGTCGACAGTAATCCGGTGCGCGACGTGAAACGCCCGCGCGTCAACCGCCAGCAGGGAACGACGCGGGCGTTCTCGCCAGTCGAGGCGCGGATGATCCTCGATGCGCCTGATACGACTTTTCTACGCGGCCTTCGCGATCGTGCGATTCTGTCGGTCGGATTCCAAGCCGGGCCGCGTCGATCGGAGATCGCCGGCTTGCTGGTGCGGGACTTTCATACCGACGCGGGCTACAAGTCGCTGCACTTCATCCGCAAGGGTGGCGAGGATCTCTCGTTGGCAATTAACCCGCAAACGACTCAGCGGCTCGCGGCCTACCTCGACTCGGCCGGCCACGGCGATGATCGTGACGGCCCACTCTTTCGCCCGATCGGGCCGAGAGAGCCCGACGGGAGAGTCGCGAGCCTGCGGCGCCACCTGCACCCGGAAACGATGGACCGTGTTCTGCGTAAATATGCCACTTCGGTCGGATTGGATGACGGGTATAGTGCTCACTCGATGCGCGCCACATTCATCACGACCGCGCTGGAAAAGGGTGCCAGTCTCGAAGATGTACAACGGGACGTCGGCCATGCCGATCCGACGACGACCAAACTCTACGACCGCCGCGGTCGCAACCCCGAGAAATCGGCGTCGTTCTTCGCCACGTACTAG